Sequence from the Bdellovibrionota bacterium genome:
GATAAAGGTGGTCGATATTCTGAAGCAGGCGCGCGACAAGCAGATTCAGGTCGAAGGGCACTCGGACAATGTTCCGATCCGGGGCAATCTCAAGAGACGGTTTCCGACCAACTGGGAGCTTTCCGCCGCCCGGGCCGTCACGGTGGTGCGCTTCTTGGAAAGCAACGGTCTCGACCCGTCTCGCCTGGCGGCCACCGGATTCGGCGAGAATAGGCCGGTCGCATCGAACTCCAGCCCGGAAGGGAGAAAGAAAAATCGACGGATCGACATCGTTCTCTTGCCTCTCCACCCAGAAAACGATCCGCCTGCTCCGAAATCGTCGAAAAGATAGGGTTTTTGGCTTCTCGCGGACCTTGACTTTACGCAGCTAAGTTACATATATTGCGGCGCTTTTTAACGACGCACGCTTTCGCCGGGTTTTATGACTCGGCCGGGATTTCCCGCCCCCTGGTGGCCTCGAAAGAGGTTTTGGGGACTCCTCTTAAAACGGAGCTGGAAAGCGGAGGACTGAGCGCGTAACGAAACCCATTTTGTTAAGCGCTCTTAACCAAACAACAAAAGGACGGTTGGAATTATGTTAAGTGTTCGCGAACTCTTGGAAGCGGGCGCTCATTTCGGGCATCAGACGCACCGCTGGAATCCGAAAATGAAGCCCTTCATTTACGGCTCCCGCAACGGGATTTACATCATCAATCTTCAGAAGACGGCGCAGCTCTGGGCCAAAGGATACAAGGCGATCGTGGATGTCGTACGCGGCGGACAAAAGATCCTGTTCGTCGGCACGAAGCCACAGGCGCAGGACATCATCCGCGAGGAAGCGGAACGATCCGCGCAATATTATGTCGATCGGAGATGGCTCGGAGGCATGCTCACGAACTTCAGCACGATCAAAAGCCGGATCGACCGTTTGGATGAACTCAACAAAATGAAGGAAACCGATCAGTATCAGAAGTTCGTCAAAAAAGAGGCCGTCCAACTCGAAAAATTGCGAATGAAGTTGGACAAGGCGCTGGCCGGGATCAAGACGATGCACCGGGTTCCCGGGCTGCTCGTGGTTGTGGATCCGAAGACGGAACATATCGCCGTAAGCGAGGCGAGAAAACTTCAGATCCCGATCGTAGCGATCACCGACACGAATTGCGACCCGGACG
This genomic interval carries:
- the rpsB gene encoding 30S ribosomal protein S2, which codes for MLSVRELLEAGAHFGHQTHRWNPKMKPFIYGSRNGIYIINLQKTAQLWAKGYKAIVDVVRGGQKILFVGTKPQAQDIIREEAERSAQYYVDRRWLGGMLTNFSTIKSRIDRLDELNKMKETDQYQKFVKKEAVQLEKLRMKLDKALAGIKTMHRVPGLLVVVDPKTEHIAVSEARKLQIPIVAITDTNCDPDGIDYVIPANDDAIKSLRLFLHAAAEACLEGQRALELRIQQETRHTTESEEPSAASGGASGSGSRFAITDQVSEEAERLAASPTE